Proteins found in one Pelmatolapia mariae isolate MD_Pm_ZW linkage group LG7, Pm_UMD_F_2, whole genome shotgun sequence genomic segment:
- the bmt2 gene encoding S-adenosylmethionine sensor upstream of mTORC1: MDPRDNVETGETENQSELFYVPIPSEAPCKEQEKLSGVVKNVHRKLRRKYREVGDFDKIWREHCEDEQTLSEYALAMKNLADNHWTKKCEGEGRIEWCRSICQEYFLDGGMKRVLEKDQKSATLAMGVGTASTSAQPYSTIPSSISQLGKMRLLDVGSCFNPFLKFDEFLTVGIDIVPAVESVYKCDFLNLQLQQPLQLAGDAVDAFLRQLHNPIDALPAQLFHVVVFSLLLSYFPSPYQRWICCKKAHELLELHGLLLIITPDSSHQNRHALMMRSWRVAVESLGFKRYRYVKYSHMHLIAFRKVSLATTSDLVSRNYPEMLYIPQDFNSNEEEDCEDIPMQARSEFEDDQLAWGFTELPDTPYDSDSGESQSSSVPGFHELEDPILLQS, translated from the exons ATGGACCCCAGGGACAATGTCGAGACCGGGGAGACGGAAAACCAGTCGGAGCTATTCTACGTGCCAATTCCAAGTGAAGCACCGTGCAAGGAGCAGGAGAAACTGTCGGGAGTCGTCAAAAACGTCCACAGAAAACTGCGTAGGAAATACAGGGAGG TGGGCGACTTTGACAAGATCTGGCGTGAGCACTGCGAGGATGAGCAGACACTGAGTGAGTACGCCCTCGCCATGAAGAATCTTGCTGACAACCATTGGACCAAAAAGTGTGAAGGAGAGGGCCGGATTGAATGGTGTCGCAG CATCTGTCAAGAGTACTTTTTGGATGGGGGAATGAAAAGAGTGTTAGAGAAGGATCAGAAAAGTGCCACACTTGCTATGGGTGTGGGTACAGCATCTACGAGTGCCCAGCCGTACAGCACCATCCCCAG TTCGATCTCTCAGCTGGGGAAAATGCGCCTTCTTGATGTGGGAAGCTGCTTTAACCCTTTCTTGAAGTTTGATGAGTTCCTCACAGTCGGTATTGACATAGTGCCTGCAGTTGAG AGTGTGTACAAGTGTGACTTCCTCAACCTCCAGCTTCAGCAGCCGCTCCAGCTGGCGGGTGATGCAGTCGATGCTTTCCTCCGACAGCTCCATAACCCCATCGATGCTCTGCCCGCTCAGCTTTTCCACGTGGTGGTCTTCTCCCTGCTTTTGTCCTACTTCCCCTCGCCATACCAGCGCTGGATCTGCTGCAAGAAGGCCCATGAGCTGCTGGAGCTGCATGGCCTGCTGCTCATCATCACGCCTGACTCTTCTCACCAAAATCGCCACGCCCTCATGATGCGCAGCTGGCGTGTTGCGGTAGAGTCACTGGGCTTCAAGCGCTACAGATATGTCAAGTATTCTCACATGCATCTCATCGCCTTCCGAAAGGTGTCTCTGGCCACCACCAGTGACCTGGTGTCACGCAACTACCCTGAGATGCTTTACATCCCTCAGGACTTTAATTCCAATGAGGAGGAAGACTGTGAAGACATCCCAATGCAGGCGCGCTCCGAGTTTGAGGATGACCAGCTAGCTTGGGGCTTCACGGAGCTACCAGACACACCCTATGATTCCGATTCTGGGGAGAGCCAGAGCAGCTCCGTCCCCGGATTTCATGAGCTAGAGGATCCCATCCTGCTCCAGAGCTAG
- the ppp1r3ab gene encoding uncharacterized protein ppp1r3ab, producing the protein MDFWGQPRGSGACNFLGVPVLSSWDVDDDEGEVVIGIRPKSSPLPRRKSSVSDEDSEAEPPMCGSRRVSFADAKGLNLVQVKEFDTWDVPKLPGYNTSDGEGNDEDEYILSPLNFSLPLLTEELLTKVQEQKVELEKIELLPGTTIVKGVVRVLNISFTKAIYVRTTLDCWSSHFDLLAEYIPGSSDGQTDCFSFTLTLWPPFRDEGARVDFCLRYETTVGTFWANNANKNYVLSCFRRIKENDQPQKENANKKSCLKTASPNSSVENSSGKESSTQGNIAADVSNSGLEGDTLKSKNDQSGMSEEHGQKLLIESGVNDSQRSRRKAARMARVRDYFAQRNGDANNADRDESPPGVTQAAREETPKERHTDVRLFAESNRKPESSQAKCSEPLLSVSRVMSPALDQTSENEPEKSESIALAASVTLAEGESATDIQDDLFDNFAQAEQQHTKSQDSSQEADMGHEYISRTAVRNESLVGQTSSFTFGTVVAPLYHQVFGRVGSESQRGAGWENPARATLNIGGLHPHTGMRQISCTVSTDIKSNNSKALRNVINNQKSNQECTDIAPCNNRVVEEEEASLSLTLNAETLQVLAGTENTVPAGTVCTSTLKGSQTCLEDTLSCPETVNILSQADLLNPQIPADSLHPWGEAQEDSVTHDPQGQITAETTQCPLPENPCTHDKTNLDETHAKRDTHEVRTSPQTSFVKLESSGDLLGHVNEGPDQQSGSLEEKRHECELIKALCPGNASFSEVKPCEDLHKLNLHHNDNSVTKATVPDCKLVEKSNFTTPETLLEARGETNNMGEGSKMTHGSLKDESKSSGETEVTGELAECVTTETQEKTEHCKIKAKEEALCLGQITEVKDWEMMVEEEENNILNEEESEIVYLNPGICEVREKEIANEEFVKGRAVTGVEEDRETIGEAVSGEDGASTEVECAQVIKMDKTGGTEELTEENQVQETEGPVETELHTKKHFAGKEVSIEWAHIQENEEIKGDGKINLKKEGEGGAEREKEPKEGNGEELDPCYEEEFLNYRAVEAELVESHSCVAKQEQKDPELCLEEKLEITGSKDGEVLSALVNSGQEGGDESVPVKESIGEEQSAHIQTEKQCLHTKAQSEDGNGSAAAEGGALTDEPESDQTSQDSASAESDSGDEVELYMHCLRAVGTGGRSHEDKSTVSKRPRLSRTKLLSATMPPITESQDEDQHLSRLQEKLEDAKIADNAAVSPAEECMGQRVSSWTDTFSCSNIAKSLLYATVLVVFLVVAYHYDFLACLGLYLISVVWLCCREEKQPVKNDNTIG; encoded by the exons ATGGATTTTTGGGGACAGCCAAGAGGGTCTGGGGCCTGTAACTTCTTAGGAGTCCCAGTCCTCAGCTCCTGGGACGTGGACGATGATGAGGGCGAGGTGGTCATCGGCATCAGGCCTAAATCCTCTCCTCTCCCACGGAGAAAGAGCTCTGTGTCTGATGAGGACTCGGAGGCTGAGCCTCCCATGTGTGGCTCCAGGAGAGTTTCCTTCGCAGATGCCAAAGGCCTCAATTTGGTTCAAGTGAAGGAGTTCGACACGTGGGACGTGCCCAAACTGCCAGGATACAACACGTCTGATGGGGAAGGCAATGATGAAGATGAATACATTCTTTCACCTCTTAATTTTTCCCTCCCGTTATTAACCGAGGAGCTACTGACCAAGGTCCAGGAACAGAAAGTAGAGCTGGAAAAAATTGAGTTACTTCCAGGGACCACAATAGTAAAAGGGGTGGTGCGCGTCCTCAACATCTCCTTCACTAAGGCGATATATGTTCGAACAACTTTGGACTGCTGGTCCAGCCACTTTGACCTCCTGGCTGAGTACATCCCTGGTTCCAGCGACGGGCAGACGGACTGTTTCTCATTCACGCTCACTTTGTGGCCTCCATTTCGGGACGAGGGGGCCAGAGTTGACTTTTGTCTGCGGTATGAAACAACTGTGGGGACGTTCTGGGCCAACAATGCCAACAAGAACTACGTGCTGTCATGTTTCCGTAGAATAAAGGAAAACGATCAGCCACAGAAGGAAAACGCGAACAAGAAAAGCTGCCTCAAGACAGCCAG TCCAAACTCCAGCGTGGAAAACAGTTCAGGAAAGGAGTCGTCAACACAGGGAAATATTGCAGCAG ATGTGTCCAACAGTGGACTAGAGGGTGACACTTTGAAATCTAAGAATGATCAGTCAGGAATGTCAGAGGAACATGGACAGAAATTACTg ATTGAGAGTGGAGTAAACGACAGCCAAAGGAGTCGCAGAAAGGCTGCACGGATGGCCCGGGTGAGGGACTACTTTGCTCAAAGAAACGGAGACGCCAACAATGCAGATAGAGACGAATCGCCTCCAGGGGTAACGCAGGCAGCTCGAGAAGAAACCCCAAAGGAAAGGCATACAGATGTGCGACTGTTTGCTGAGAGCAACCGCAAACCAGAAAGTTCCCAAGCAAAGTGCAGCGAACCCCTCCTCAGTGTTTCACGTGTTATGTCACCAGCACTTGACCAAACGTCTGAGAACGAGCCAGAGAAATCTGAGAGCATTGCTTTGGCTGCCTCAGTCACATTAGCAGAAGGTGAGAGTGCCACGGACATCCAAGATGACCTGTTTGATAATTTTGCTCAAGCAGAACAGCAACATACCAAATCTCAGGACAGCAGTCAGGAGGCAGACATGGGTCATGAATACATTAGCAGAACAGCAGTGAGAAATGAAAGCCTTGTTGGCCAGACCAGCAGCTTCACATTTGGCACTGTGGTGGCTCCGCTGTATCACCAGGTGTTTGGCAGAGTGGGAAGTGAAAGTCAGAGAGGAGCTGGCTGGGAAAATCCTGCACGGGCTACACTGAATATTGGAGGCTTACATCCTCACACTGGCATGAGACAGATTAGTTGCACTGTTTCAACAGATATTAAAAGTAACAATAGTAAAGCACTTCGAAATGTGATTAATAACCAGAAATCAAACCAGGAATGCACAGACATAGCACCATGCAATAATCGTgttgtagaagaagaagaagcaagtTTAAGTCTGACATTAAATGCAGAGACTCTGCAGGTTCTGGCTGGGACTGAAAATACAGTCCCAGCCGGGACTGTGTGCACAAGCACACTTAAGGGTTCACAAACTTGTTTAGAAGACACATTAAGCTGTCCTGAGACTGTAAACATTTTATCGCAAGCAGATTTGTTGAATCCACAAATACCGGCTGATAGTTTACATCCCTGGGGAGAAGCACAGGAAGACAGTGTAACACATGACCCCCAAGGCCAAATTACAGCAGAAACAACACAGTGTCCACTCCCAGAGAATCCATGTACACATGATAAAACTAATCTGGATGAAACGCACGCAAAAAGAGATACACATGAAGTCAGGACCAGTCCGCAAACATCATTTGTAAAACTTGAAAGCTCTGGGGACCTGCTGGGACATGTTAATGAAGGACCTGACCAACAGAGCGGCAGCTTAGAAGAAAAACGCCATGAATGTGAGTTAATCAAAGCTCTGTGTCCTGGTAACGCATCTTTTAGCGAGGTTAAACCATGTGAAGACTTGCATAAGTTGAATTTGCACCACAATGACAATTCAGTTACAAAAGCAACTGTTCCTGACTGCAAACTTGTGGAGAAATCAAATTTCACAACACCCGAGACACTTCTGGAAGCTCGAGGAGAAACTAACAACATGGGAGAAGGCAGTAAAATGACACACGGCTCACTCAAAGATGAATCAAAATCCTCTGGTGAAACTGAGGTAACAGGGGAGTTGGCTGAATGCGTGACTACAgagacacaggaaaaaacagagCATTGCAAAATCAAAGCTAAGGAGGAGGCTCTCTGTTTAGGACAAATCACTGAAGTGAAGGACTGGGAAATGATggttgaagaagaagaaaacaacattttaaacgAAGAAGAAAGCGAGATAGTATATTTAAATCCGGGCATCTGTGAAgtaagagaaaaagaaattgcAAATGAGGAATTTGTCAAGGGGAGGGCAGTGACAGGAGTAGAAGAGGACAGGGAAACAATCGGAGAGGCTGTCTCTGGAGAAGATGGTGCCAGTACTGAGGTAGAATGTGCTCAAGTCATAAAGATGGACAAAACAGGTGGAACGGAAGAATTAACTGAGGAGAACCAAGTACAAGAAACAGAGGGACCAGTAGAGACAGAgctgcacacaaaaaaacactttgCAGGAAAAGAGGTCAGTATTGAATGGGCACATATCCAAGAAAACGAGGAGATAAAGGGAGATGGGAAAATAAACTTGAAAAAGGAAGGTGAAGGCGGAGCAGAGCGGGAGAAAGAACCAAAGGAGGGAAACGGAGAGGAGCTGGATCCATGTTACGAGGAGGAATTCCTAAATTACAGAGCAGTAGAGGCAGAGCTTGTAGAATCACATTCATGTGTGGCGAAACAGGAACAAAAAGATCCAGAACTGTGTTTGGAAGAGAAGTTAGAAATTACAGGAAGCAAAGATGGAGAGGTTTTATCTGCTCTGGTGAACAGCGGGCAGGAGGGTGGCGACGAGAGCGTACCAGTGAAAGAAAGTATAGGAGAAGAGCAAAGTGCACACattcaaactgaaaaacaatgtCTTCACACAAAAGCTCAGTCAGAAGATGGAAATGGTTCTGCCGCTGCAGAGGGGGGCGCTTTAACGGATGAACCTGAAAGTGATCAAACAAGCCAGGACAGCGCTTCGGCAGAGTCGGACTCGGGCGATGAGGTGGAGCTGTACATGCACTGCCTGAGGGCCGTCGGCACAGGAGGACGGTCCCACGAAGACAAGAGCACTGTGAGCAAAAGGCCCCGTCTAAGCAGAACCAAACTGCTGTCTGCCACTATGCCGCCCATCACTGAATCTCAGGATGAAGATCAACACCTCAGTCGCCTTCAGGAGAAGCTTGAAGACGCCAAGATTGCCGACAATGCCGCTGTATCCCCGGCAGAGGAGTGCATGGGTCAGAGGGTTTCGTCCTGGACAGACACGTTTTCCTGTAGCAATATCGCAAAATCACTGCTATATGCAACCGTGCTGGTGGTGTTTTTAGTTGTGGCATACCATTATGACTTTCTTGCCTGTTTGGGGCTCTACTTGATATCTGTGGTTTGGCTCTGCTGCCGAGAAGAGAAGCAACCAGTTAAAAACGACAACACAATAGGctga
- the tmem168b gene encoding transmembrane protein 168: protein MCRFLRYCVSHCLHAAMTRLEEVNGEMSMWSSVRWLGYLSGLNLLVALCIGLYVRWETSAESALLVIFVLALVVLGIAIGLYYFSMERMSLSILHLWFGFLLGLLCFLNSPALDVDVREQVANYLLLASVALRTLWALLERLVGCARYRPAFLTSAERLELAGFAIASTALLIQKSLSVMVLVVALGTVMVALRMKALLALANLACFAVITAVLFFNSLNITTNPFALSCFFSQLICDPLLDVYFSGLSVTERWQPFLVWRGLWRRVSLLPLLAVEVSFIVLSAGRLSDLEQWYRTIPAFVVCALFWGICHMVFVITVWGFHSKLSECQRLCWSQGSEVSGLDKVMASKGMRHFCLISERLVFFTLVSTVAVGALCWQAKNSLFVSTFLLILPLESLFHGLFHELGNTLGGTCVGYAVVIPTNYCSPDGQPMLLPPGQVHELNRRSTGMLNNVQRFFAHHLIETFGCDYSTSGVTLEALQSKMKSFLDLRNPDGPRHDTYVIFYSGHTHRTGEWALAGGDTLRLDHILEWWREKNANFCSRLVVVLDCDNSLPWVKAVRKVENLYVAVQGAMLFRAADVELHDLPQLGDFTSEWVEYNCNSNSNIQWSERGRAVSAAYGISKHWGDYTLHLPTGSDVTNHWSMYFPRVTYPVVQLALWCGSLNLLWTCSACLRCLKRLKLNWFPPAILDTGQGFKLVRS from the exons atgtgTCGTTTTCTACGTTACTGTGTCAGTCACTGCCTTCACGCAGCGATGACCCGGCTGGAGGAAGTCAACGGAGAGATGAGCATGTGGTCATCAGTCCGGTGGCTAGGCTACTTGTCCGGGCTTAACCTGCTCGTGGCCCTGTGCATAGGTCTCTATGTCCGGTGGGAAACAAGCGCGGAGTCCGCTCTTcttgtcatttttgttttggcCCTGGTTGTCCTCGGAATAGCCATTGGCCTCTACTACTTCAGTATGGAGAGGATGAGCCTCAGCATCCTCCACCTGTGGTTCGGTTTTTTGCTGGGTCTCCTGTGTTTCCTCAACTCCCCCGCCCTGGACGTCGACGTCAGGGAGCAGGTTGCCAACTACCTGCTGCTGGCCAGCGTGGCTCTGAGGACACTGTGGGCGCTGCTGGAGAGACTTGTTGGATGTGCTAGGTATCGCCCTGCCTTCTTGACCTCCGCGGAGCGCCTGGAGCTAGCTGGCTTTGCGATCGCCAGCACCGCGCTGCTCATTCAGAAGTCCCTGAGCGTGATGGTGCTCGTGGTGGCTCTGGGCACGGTCATGGTTGCGCTGCGGATGAAGGCTCTCCTGGCTCTCGCCAACCTGGCGTGCTTCGCTGTCATCACCGCCGTGCTGTTCTTTAACTCTCTGAACATTACAACCAACCCGTTCGCCCTCTCCTGCTTCTTCAGCCAGCTCATCTGCGACCCTCTGCTCGATGTCTACTTCAGCGGTCTCTCTGTGACCGAGCGCTGGCAACCGTTTCTGGTGTGGAGGGGGCTGTGGCGCCGGGTCTCCCTCCTGCCCCTGCTGGCGGTGGAGGTGAGCTTCATCGTCCTTTCTGCTGGGAGACTCTCAGACCTGGAACAGTGGTACCGCACGATCCCAGCCTTCGTGGTGTGTGCTCTCTTCTGGGGTATTTGCCAcatggtgtttgtcatcactGTGTGGGGTTTTCACTCTAAGCTCAGCGAATGCCAGAGGCTGTGCTGGTCCCAGGGGTCGGAGGTCAGCGGCCTGGACAAGGTGATGGCCTCCAAAGGCATGCGACATTTCTGCCTCATCTCTGAACGCCTGGTGTTCTTTACTCTGGTGTCCACGGTAGCTGTGGGTGCTCTGTGCTGGCAG GccaaaaacagtttgtttgtgagcactttcctgctcattctGCCCCTGGAGTCTCTGTTCCATGGACTCTTCCATGAGCTCGGGAACACCCTGGGAGGAACATGCGTGGGCTATGCAGTGGTCATTCCCACCAACTACTGCAG TCCTGATGGTCAGCCGATGCTGCTGCCTCCAGGCCAGGTGCACGAGTTGAACAGGCGCTCTACGGGTATGTTGAACAACGTGCAGCGCTTCTTTGCCCACCACCTGATTGAGACGTTTGGCTGTGACTATTCCACCAGTGGGGTAACCCTGGAGGCTCTGCAGTCCAAGATGAAATCCTTTCTGGACCTCCGCAACCCAGACGGCCCACGCCACGACACCTACGTAATCTTCTACAGTGGCCATACGCATCGCACTGGCGAGTGGGCGCTGGCAG GTGGAGACACTCTACGTctggatcacatcttggagtGGTGGAGGGAGAAGAACGCCAACTTCTGTTCCCGCCTTGTTGTGGTGCTCGACTGTGACAACTCTCTGCCATGGGTGAAGGCGGTCAGGAAGGTGGAGAACCTGTATGTTGCCGTCCAGGGAGCGATGCTCTTCAGAGCAGCGGACGTCGAGCTGCATGACCTGCCGCAGCTCGGAGACTTCACCTCCGAGTGGGTGGAGTACAACTGCAACTCAAACAGCAACATCCAGTGGTCAGAGAGGGGCAGGGCGGTTTCTGCTGCTTACGGCATCTCCAAACACTGGGGCGACTACACGCTGCACCTACCAACAGGAAGCGACGTCACCAATCACTGGAGCATGTACTTCCCCCGGGTGACCTATCCCGTGGTCCAGCTGGCGCTGTGGTGCGGCAGCCTGAACCTGCTGTGGACCTGCAGCGCCTGTCTGCGATGTCTCAAGAGACTCAAGCTCAACTGGTTTCCACCAGCAATACTGGACACGGGGCAGGGCTTCAAACTGGTCAGATCATAG